The sequence CAGTCCCTGAAGTTAATTGAATTTTTGTATCCCACATGGTGTCTAGAACAGTCTTCATGTCTTGATGCAGCCTCTCATCTATTACTGTTTGAAACCCTGTAAATGTAGAAAAGGGACAGtttctttcaaatgtttctttttgttcctttgcaGAGAAAGGTTGTGCTAAGCAGGTAGTGAGAGTGAATGAAAGCTAATGACCCAACCCGAGGAGCTCGATGCCAGACCTGCCCTGGCAGCAGTGCTCTTACATTGGGTGTATGCCACTTCTTTGTGCAGGGTTGTTACATCTGTTGTCCCTACCACTAATGCCATGTAAGCCTGCAAATCACAGCCAGAAAATGCTCCTACATATTTCCAAGTGCCCCTTTCACAGCTACTACTAcctctggttgagaaccactagcAGAGGGAAAATAGTTATAATCTCTATATCTAAAATACCTGTTCTGGCAATCATCTGGGAGAAGGTTAAACTCTGCCTTTCAGTCCAGTGAGAACTTAACTAGACATAGTTCTTACTCTTAATATAATTAAGACTAGGTTTAATTGCTAATAAAGCCAGAGATTACAATGTCAAAGTACACAAAAActtgtgttttttaaatctctttagcCATTAAGAACACGTTACTTCCAAGATTCTGGGCAGTTATTTGATTGAAAAATCATTGCTTTATGCTAAGTTAAAGtaattaaaggttttaaaaatctataaacaatttttatttatttttaaaacatcagcaACATGCATGGGAATGATGTACATGCATTAATGAGGTTAAGATACCTCTATgaagagagcagagtgagagaaacaTGTAAGCAGCCTTGACACtctgttgaatttaagaaaccagAAGCAAAAATGGCATTGTTATGCTTCGATAAAGCTTGGTATCcaggtggttttttaaaattttctttaagtatttgaaaatttcaCAGCCTTAATTAActttaaatctattattttaaggCTTTATCTATTACAGATAGATTACCTACAAATTGAAACCAAGTGAGATTTTATAATGCCACGGTTctaattaagaaacattttttgaatTTAGCTTCTTTGCTTTACGTCTTTGTATCCGTTTTCCTTTTACGCAACCTGTCTCCACTTCCTTTGTGCAGGTTTTCCCCCTTTCTGATATTATCTTCAactcaaatacatagaaaatgcccaaaaacaaaaccaaaaagttcTTTTTAGCaatgtttttagttttagtttggGATAAGTCAGAAGTACCATCGTAAGCATTATGTCCATTTCCTTTGGTGTAAGGTTTAATCATTCTATGAATTTTTCCGTATTTGCCCAGCATATGACAAATATTTGTCACCAGTAGAGTCACAGAatgattaagaaaaacatttaactCTGCATGTTGGTAACTTGTTTATAACTCTttgaattactttaaatataagaatCTTATCttgtaaaattttgtattttctccttaATAAAGTATAATCGAGTACTATTTTCAGTTTCTACATGGAGTTTCATTTTgattactttataataaaaatatttataagggaAACCCAGATTTTACAGTGTTTTTATACAATGAAATTATGCTTACTCTAGAATCTTCAAAGTATTCTTGTACACCCCACTCAGTCTGAGTAACTACTATCACAGCTCACATTACAGAAAAGTTACTAATTTCTACCTTAAATTTTGGGAGAAAATATATCAAACATGTGAtagattacttttcttttttgaatttgatTTGATTGGCCTACCAGCTAATTtttgctattaatattttctttcttaggcAATAAGCAACAAGGACCAGCACAGCATATCATATACTTTATCTCGGGCCCAGACAGTGGTGGTTGAATATACTCATGACAGCAACACAGATATGTTTCAGGTACTAtaacatctgaattttttttttttttcttgaaaaaacaaaaaagttgacAACCTGTTGTCTGTGACTTTTGCTGTGGTCGGTTTGATGATGATCATATTTTAGTCAagtattacattaaaatatatattgatttctAAATCTCATATATAGAAGTCAGCATAGCATGGTTTAAAAATGGGCTCTGGTGAACATTACTTAATcactctatgcctcagtttcctcctgtgaAGTGCAGATAATAGAGCTTCCTTCATAGGACATTTAGGAGGCTTAAATGTGTTAGTACATGTAAAGTGCTCAAAGCTGGGCCAGAGAGCTGGTAAACACTTAGCAATTAATAATAGTGGTTATAAAAATAGCTTAGTTAGctgttatcagaaaaaaaaacaaacaaatagtcTGCACATACTTGTGACTTTTTTTTGCCACCGTTTCCCACCTTCCTCTCTAGGTAGCAAAATGTACAGGCGATCTCTAATTGTCTGTATAATGTTTGCGATCAGGCTTGTTTTTTAGCACATATTTTCTGCTACTAATGcagttaaagtttttttttttttcctgcctctcaTTTTTGTACCAATCCAGTGCTGATGTTTTCATAAACTTAATAGATTATAGAACAGTCAAACCCAAAGATATAAACAGGATCCATGATGCCTTCTCTTGTTTGGCTTTGTAGAGCCTGGATTTTTGGAAACAAATAAGACATAAAGTACCCAATAATGTTGCTTTTGCAATTACTGTCTCAGTgacttctcaaattttttttgttttgttttataagattaaATAGAAAAGGCCTGGAGATGTCTTTAATTATAACCAATAGCAAAATATTTCTCATTGAAGTCAATTGTTCCCCTCTAGCCCTTCTagtaaaatactgaattttttagAATAGGGTCTCTATAGTTAATATCAGAGTATGGATGTATGTTTATCTTTCTTGCTTTtgccaaaaaaaatttaaaataaataacactcTTAATGAAGATTAAGGTTGGGATCTTAATGAGAACCTAACACAAGCTTTAGGataattttccacattttattttactgacaaccagttaaaataaatatgcttaattagctttttttttttttaaggtttttttttttttgacagagagaaatcacaagtagatggagaggcaggcagagagagagagacagagagaagcaggctccccgcttgagcagagagcccgatgcgggactcgatcccaggaccccgagatcatgacctaagccgaaggcagcggcttaacccactgagccacccaggcgcccgcttaattagcttttttaaaaagtcaagatgTTACCTAGATGTTTGACCCCAGACTAGAAGTTTTGTTTCAGAAGATACCTTGTATTCATTTGTTTACCCCTTGTTTTTTGTCAAAACTTACTGAAGTCTTGTGAGTTAAAAGTTATAGTTAGTTGGGGGCAGAATTGGGATTAAACCAGGCATTCTGAATTATAGAACAGTGTCTTTGCCATTTTATGAAGGTCCTTAAAtaactttcaacatttttttttccttttcataaaggAATAGAGTTTTTCTTAAATAGTCTTCATAATGTTCTTTCTACAAAGCATGAGACCAGTGAAAAATCCAAACATTTctacatcaaaaaaaaaacagagatataTCTGAAACTACCCTGATAAATTAACCAGTCTTTGAGGAACTGGTTTTATAACCATTCTGAGATTACCTGCCTTCCACACTgaacaaagaatatttattgttCAATTCATCAACTATTCAAACTCTGACTCTCTGCATTGGTTAACACTATGAAGTAAATAAAGGAGACATTACAAGTTGTTTATATTCATAGGTGGTACACTGGCAGTCTAAATATGAAGTACAAGTTTCTGATTGGGTTGAAGAAGGGTGAGGGAAAGACTTCATAGTAGTGCCTTTTTATCCAGATAtgtttggagtttttttgtttgtttgtttgtttgttttaatgaaatttgAGTAGGATTTTATCAGTCCAGCCAGTAGAAAGGCATTCTGACAAAAGAGATGGCAAAGTGTAGTAGAAGATTGaccaatgaggggcacctgggtggctcagtgggttaaagcctctgccttcggctcaggtcatggtcccagggtcctgggatcgagccccgagtcaggcttgctgctcagcagggagcctgcttcctcctctctctctgcctgcttgtgatctctgtccatcaaaataaatttaaaaaaaaaaacaaaaagaagattgACCGATGAGCTGCTTGCAGCTAGAATATACTTTTTATGTGAATAGCAATGATAGGAAATTAAGCTGCATCAGTGGGATGCAAATTGTGAAGTCAGTTTCTAATTATTACAGAAATAAGGaactaagggcgcctgggtggctcagtgggttaagccgctgccttcggctcaggtcatgatctcagggtcctgggatcgagtcccgcatcaggctctctgctcagcggggagcctgcttcctcctctctctctctctctctctgcctgcctctctgcctacttgtgatctctctctgtcaaataaataaataaaatctttaaaaaaaaaaaaaagaaggaaggaactaaGAAGTTTGAATAGTCTGTAAGGAACTGTTACGGTTTTTAATGAGAGTGGGAGGGAATGACATGGTAAGATCTATACCTTTAAAGCTAATAGTGGCAGTTAGAAAGAGGAGGAATTACTAAAATTTATCTTACCACATAGTTATATTTTGTCAACTGATCATGATCACataggtttttttctctttgtagatACTTAACATATCTTCCTTCTTACCAATCTTGACCAATATTGCTTTGAAGTCTTAAATCTCCTCTAAGACACAGATCAAGTTTCAACTGTTTTGGAACAATCTCTCCTTCCAAATAAGTGCCCCTTCTGAATATCTTGATTCTAAATACCAATCCTCAATCCATTCCTGGGCCTACATCTTTTGGATCTAAAGGAGTCTTTTATTCTTAGAACTATTTTTAGTTTCAAAAGGCTGAGACCATTTTCTTTGGATATCATATcttaaaaagcaggaaaagggaCATCCAATCTTAAGTTTGTTAACCAGccagttttcttctaaaactatCCAAACTAAAGAAAGACTTACACTAGATAAGACAAAAATGCTAAAAGGATCTTATCTAAAAGTATGTGGTTATGAGGAATTCTTGAGACTTAACTATGCTAAGAATGACTTTGAAGTGTCATCATCATTGTAGAGGGTCAGTGTTTTTTCTCAGTATCCACTTTCTTCAATTTTATGATATTACTTTATAACCAGTACATGAATGAactcatcatttttaaatgtttgctttaaaaCTCTGTGACACTTATCAGGTCTGTCATCTATtccatagatttctttttttcttttcatttttaaatgtttactttaaaaCCCTGTGACACTTGATCAGTTCTgtcatctgtttcctttttttttccctcaactttcatctttcaaaataaaaattaatttatttactagCTAGTACCTCTGGAGATTTTTAATTTGCTCACCCATCCACCAGAACTCTGATCTGGGAACCTTGTCTCTCTAAAACATGGctgagaaccaggaagaaaataaaaaggacatcTAGGCATATAAAATAAAGGCCATGTAGGCCACAcactaaaattccttttctttgcttcctGGAGAATCTTTTAGGTATTTACCAAGAACCTTTTGAAAGACTGTTCTTTaaagtttagtttttttaatttctcaaccCACAGCAGAATAATAGTGACTAGTTAGAGGAGGGGTATGCTGCTAGAGTCAGGTATGCCCAACCGCAAGAAGTGATAGCTGACAACCTCACAGAACACACAAGAATATCTATAAAGTATACATAAGACCTCAAAGGAAGCTATGTAAACCCATAACGTAAGGATCAGCCTTCTTGTACATTGCTATAGCACCTGAAGACATTACTGCATTTAGTGTAGTATAAATGGTATTCATAGTTCAATGTCCTGGAGTCATCATAACATAGTGTATGTTCACTATATTCTGTTAAAGAAGGTAGAGTAATACATGGTAGCCATATTTCCATCCAGagggattaaaattaaaatctgcagCCATCTAGAAATCTCAGCCATCCTAAATTCTGCATTCCCTGAGGGTTTCATATATTCTGGATGGTAAGTTCCTACTTACTCCTATGCTCTAAATAATTATTAAGTCACAACAAGTTCGACAGATTAATTTTCTAGGGTGTAGATGCTCTCAGAGTTATGTTTGCACTTTAGAAATCTCAGAGGCTTAATGATTTCATCTtcttgtaccttttttttttcttgtacctTTCTTGAATGGATTTTCCAGTGTTCCTTTCAATAGGTTtatagatatttctttttcccttagaTTGGTCGGTCTACTGAAAGTCCCATTGATTTTGTAGTAACTGACACAGTTCCTGGAAGCCAAAGTAATTCTGATACACAGTCAGTGCAAAGCACTATATCAAGATTTGCCTGTAGAATCATATGTGAACGGAATCCCCCCTTTACAGCACGGATTTATGCTGCAGGATTTGACTCATCAAAAAACATCTTTCTTGGGGTAAAGAACTTTTTTCCTGAATGGTGcattatttttaaccatttctgtTTCCAAATTCCTAAGAACTGGAAGCTCACTATTTTTATTGCTACTAGGAGAAGGCTGCCAAATGGAAGACATCAGATGGGCAGATGGATGGTTTGACAACTAATGGCGTTCTTGTTATGCATCCACGCAATGGGTTCACAGAAGACTCCAAGCCTGGAATATGGAGAGAAATATCAGTGTGTGGAAATGTATTCAGCCTGCGGGAAACCAGATCAGCCCAGCAGAGAGGAAAAATGGCAAGTATTGAGATGTAGCTTCTTACTTACTTCCACTAAACACATTGGGTGTGTTGGATTGAATGCATTACATAATTCCAAAAACTTAAATCTCTTGCTGACACAGAGTACTTAAGTCTGACTATCAAAAACGCTGACCACTAAATATTATACTACAGGGTATTATCTTAAGGTTTCAATCAGgacctttaaaaatttgttctttcatgttatgttaatatattttaaaacctaaGCTTTCCTAAATTAGATAACACTGTGTATTTTCTACCTCTTTGGCCATGATATATATAGGAAATATTAGACTTACTGAGTAGCCAGGTGTTTTAATCATAAATTGTCTTTACTATAAGGCTGAGAAGAAATATGTTCCTGTTCAATATTTTATCCTTGATTTTCAGACTTAAATTTTTCATGACTGCCAATAGAGCTTCTTATATTTAGTAATAATCATAGGAAATCTCAGTTCTTGAGTAAGGAGCATATAAGACCAAAACTCTTatgtaaaaattgaaaacatagtggtaaatgtattttttgattCTTGTTTCCTCTAGGTGGAAATTGAAACCAATCAGTTACAAGATGGCTCATTAATTGACCTCTGCGGTGCAACGTTGCTGTGGCGTACTGCAGAAGGCCTTTCCCACACTCCTACAGTGAAGCATTTAGAAGCTTTAAGACAGGAAATCAATGCAGCACGACCTCAATGCCCCGTAGGGTTCAACACACTAGCATTTCCTAGTATGAAGAGGAAAGATGTTGTCGATGAAAAACAACCATGGGTGTATCTAAACTGCGGCCATGTGCATGGCTATCATAACTGGGGAAACAAAGAAGAACGTGATGGAAAAGATCGTGAATGTCCCATGTGTAGGTCTGTTGGTCCCTATGTCCCTCTGTGGCTTGGATGTGAAGCTGGATTTTATGTGGACGCCGGCCCTCCAACCCATGCATTCAGCCCATGTGGGCATGTGTGTTCAGAAAAGACAACTGCTTATTGGTCCCAGATCCCGCTTCCTCATGGTACTCATACTTTTCATGCAGCCTGCCCCTTTTGTGCACATCAGTTGGCTGGTGAACAAGGCTACATCAGACTTATTTTCCAAGGACCTCTAGACTAACAGACAGTTGTCCTCCAGGACtacattataaatttataagCTAAGTGAGTTGGGTTTTCCAACCTGTTGTCCATGTCACAGTTTCTCTGCTCTGGTCATTTGCATTAagatgaagaatttttttaaacatttataataaaaagtaacaatttCTGATCAAAAAATCTGGGAAACTCAAGGAAAAGAATTTCTGAAAGTACCAGACTTCTGAATTCTGagttttggaaatatattttgaggATGAAAAGACACAGTCTAATTTGTTGCCTTCCTTTTAGTGTTTTTGAATCACCCATCCTCAGTGTTGAAAATTGTTTCATATAACTGAGGGTACTGTTGGTTCAAACTATGTTAGTTTACAGTTTGTTGCAAACATTGTAAAATACAGCAACATGTATAttaacttttttctatttatctttattatagaAAACATCTTAGAATGTTCTTGATAGAGTAGCATGGTAATGATGGTGTCACACTCTTGGTGTGAATGGTAGTTTAGTGAGCACAGCTCAAGGATTTCTAAGCTTAGAAAGAAGGACAAGAGagcctctctccctacccccttctaAATATGGAATTTGGtaaattaaaatactttgtaaaaccaaattcatattaattattattgtgtAAGAGCTGTTTGTTTTTAACCACATTGAATATAATCAGgaaggtttttttcttaatgtttctctCAAGTGTAGTATATAACAAAAAATGCTAAGAAACATTTTATATGCTCCTTTGAATATGCAATTTAATCTAGATTATCTATTTTTCTCCCATGATAACTAATCTGTTTTTAGTACCAGCAACATTTGgcaagtttattttttagatataaacTGTGGTTCATCTGTTCActgtttctagaaaaaaaatttttcatgagAAAACGCATAAATTAACAAGGAGGAGAGTGTCTTGAtttgcttttagaaaaataaataagttgattATTCTGTGTGTGATTTTATCCAGGCATTAAGAAATGTAGAGAGAGATAAAGGGTTCAATGACAATAgtgccccctcttttttttttaacctagcaGACCAGCCTTAACTTTGTGGGCTTTGAATCCTAAGGAGAGTTGCCACCGTGTGACTCAAGGAAATGTTTGGTTGGCAGATGAGCACCAGTGACAGCCGAGTAGAGGAACATACTTGCATGGTATGTTTATTCTCTAATTCCAGTAAGTTCTTTGCTTAAAGAAGCAAGGAAACGTTTcttcactccctcccctcccctttctttaaTACACCACAAGAGAAGTATAGACAGTTGCACTACATCAAACCCTTTGTGACACTTGTAGAAATCAGTACACTTTTAGAGTagacagaatctttttttttttaatcttttgatttgtttttcctttagttcAAAAGTTGTGTAATAATTGACTCTAGCAAATTTTCGTATGTGGTAGTATAGCTTTAATTTATCATAACTATTACTATGctgttctgaattttcttttggtttaaaaaaaaaaaaaaaaaaaaaacctgttgctTAGAAGCCATGAACTATTTTACTTTAATTCAACTTGTcaaaatttccttgtttttaaaaaatgatcatttggGTTCACTCAGGAAATGCATGTCAGGAAACTTGTATTATAAGTTTACTAGTTGTGATGTATCCGTAACTGCTGTTACccccttttcaaagaaatataattgattttgaaGTTTTCTAGTCACATGCTTTGTGACTAATGCAAggaaatcaagccctgtgttgtaTTTGTTCTAGTCATTTCTATTCAGGCTATATATTGTAGCTAATttttatttgcaattaatttattcaaactaagtaaatacttttcaaaatagaTACTTGAATTTGTCTCTGTGAGTTCGTTTTTGCATAACTGAGAATGGGAAAccagaaatgaaaacttgtgGACAAATCTACCCCTGACTTCAAAAATATTCACTTGAAATAGATAAAGAATTTGCATTTAATGTAACACTTCAAATCTCTGGTTCTTTTGGGAAAGCATCTCTTACTTATTAATAAAAGAACTTTGTTTAGTGGTCGAATAATTGAAGCTTTAGTTAAGCCCTGCTACGGAGTTGGCTTTCTGCAAGGATGTGATACTAGACTGTTGAAACAGTGCTTCACTGACTATGAAAAGACAGGTTCATTTTCTACCAAATTCAAGTTTTGAAAACTCCAGTAATTTAAATCATTAGGTGTATTTCTGTTCaagcattttgaatatttgttctGTCATTTTGCTGATGCCTAATGGAACACTTTTAGTTACTTAGTTGTATTAAGGGAATATCAGTATCCTGGCCAAGGAGAAGAAGTCATATTTAGATCTCCCAAATGTACTTGAAAGAAAGATCATCTTTATGGCTTAACTCTTTTATCAAAGTGATCTTACCATCTAAATGTTCCTTAATTTATATAGGGAAGTTCCCATCATCTAAAATATTAGGGTCTTGATGTGAGATACGCTAAATAACCCAAAGGAGGAGTCTTTTACCAGGCTATCTTCTGGAAGCTATAATTGCTTACttctaccattttaaaaatattctggaacatttaaaataggataggaatatataataatgtaaataaatatataattacatctAACATAGTACTCCTACTCTACTTTTCTCTCAGGATACCTCAAGAACCATGGGTGATGCACGATCTTCTGACACATAGACTGAGTGAGGGCACCAGTGAAAGTCCATCCATTATTCTTTAggattatatttttcatataaatttaaacaCTTGGGCCCTCATCCTGACGGGTTATCTAACTGTTCTATTCCACTTTAGAGACCACTAGCTAAGAGATCTATGATCCATTCTTTCATAATTTGTGTTCCGAGCATTAACCCTGTAGCAAATCAGATTATCAAAATACTGCTTAGGAAACTATATTGTTCTGTCACCCACT comes from Mustela nigripes isolate SB6536 chromosome 7, MUSNIG.SB6536, whole genome shotgun sequence and encodes:
- the PELI1 gene encoding E3 ubiquitin-protein ligase pellino homolog 1, with the protein product MFSPDQENHPSKAPVKYGELIVLGYNGSLPNGDRGRRKSRFALFKRPKANGVKPSTVHIACTPQAAKAISNKDQHSISYTLSRAQTVVVEYTHDSNTDMFQIGRSTESPIDFVVTDTVPGSQSNSDTQSVQSTISRFACRIICERNPPFTARIYAAGFDSSKNIFLGEKAAKWKTSDGQMDGLTTNGVLVMHPRNGFTEDSKPGIWREISVCGNVFSLRETRSAQQRGKMVEIETNQLQDGSLIDLCGATLLWRTAEGLSHTPTVKHLEALRQEINAARPQCPVGFNTLAFPSMKRKDVVDEKQPWVYLNCGHVHGYHNWGNKEERDGKDRECPMCRSVGPYVPLWLGCEAGFYVDAGPPTHAFSPCGHVCSEKTTAYWSQIPLPHGTHTFHAACPFCAHQLAGEQGYIRLIFQGPLD